In one Carassius carassius chromosome 12, fCarCar2.1, whole genome shotgun sequence genomic region, the following are encoded:
- the LOC132154191 gene encoding transmembrane protein 53, whose product MGDDGIDYNIVFPEALISEKHWRGSKEPVVILLGWAASRDKHLAKYSSIYNQQGCVTIRYTAPLKTVFISESLGYKELRSTAQKLLELLFDYEVENNPVFFHVFSNGGFMLYRYMVELLHSHKQFNTLCVVGTVVDSAPGSQNVIGALRALKTTLGPKVNVLLQYFLLALFAVAIFLLRIVLYPVTKYFHKNHYDAMMEHPAPWPQMYLYSRADRVIRYRDVEKMVKVLLEKGLTVESFDFITPAHVSLYRDCPEDYSSRCRKFLTHCMSSSEETMTKKRLQVQH is encoded by the exons ATGGGGGATGATGGTATAGACTATAACATAGTTTTTCCAGAGGCACTGATCTCAG AGAAGCACTGGCGCGGATCGAAGGAGCCAGTCGTTATTCTGCTGGGCTGGGCGGCCAGCAGAGACAAACATCTCGCCAAATACAGCTCTATTTATAATCAACAG GGATGTGTGACTATACGCTACACAGCTCCTTTGAAGACAGTTTTTATTTCAGAATCACTTGGCTACAAGGAACTAAGAAGCACTGCGCAAAAACTACTTGAACTTCTGTTTGACTACGAGGTGGAGAACAACCCAGTTTTCTTCCATGTTTTCAGCAATGGGGGCTTCATGCTTTACCGCTACATGGTTGAGTTATTGCACAGTCATAAGCAGTTCAATACTCTGTGTGTGGTGGGCACGGTTGTGGACAGTGCCCCTGGCAGTCAAAACGTTATAGGGGCCCTAAGAGCACTCAAAACTACCTTAGGGCCCAAAGTCAATGTGCTACTGCAGTACTTCCTCCTGGCACTGTTTGCTGTGGCCATTTTCCTTCTCAGAATTGTTTTGTATCCTGTGACCAAGTACTTTCACAAGAATCACTATGATGCCATGATGGAGCACCCGGCCCCTTGGCCTCAGATGTACCTTTATTCCAGAGCAGACAGGGTGATCAGGTACAGGGATGTGGAGAAGATGGTAAAAGTGTTGCTGGAGAAAGGGCTGACAGTTGAAAGTTTCGATTTCATCACCCCAGCCCATGTGAGTCTATACAGAGACTGTCCAGAGGACTATTCCAGCAGGTGCAGGAAGTTTCTGACCCACTGCATGAGTTCTTCAGAGGAGACCATGACAAAAAAGCGTCTCCAAGTTCAACACTGA
- the LOC132154819 gene encoding melanopsin-like, with translation MSHHSSWRGHHCGPGDINCTTGFKEPMGSRSYKLLHVPFHGPTHSHHHEPPHPFPTVDVPDHAHYIIGSVILIVGITGVIGNALVIYVFCRSRTLRTAGNMFVVNLAVADFFMSLTQSPVFFAASLHRRWVFGESSCELYAFCGALFGICSMMTLTAIAGDRYLAITQPLALVSRVSRRKAGAVLAIVWLYSLGWSLPPFFGWSAYVPEGLQTSCSWDYMSFTPSVRAYTILLFIFVFFIPLGIIASCYFGIFQTIRAAGKEIRELDCGETHKVYERMQNEWKMAKVALLVILLFVISWSPYSVVALTATAGYSHLLTPYMNSVPAVIAKASAIHNPIIYAITHPKYRTAIARYIPVLRLILRVKEKDLRSSFSSSSVSSRRPTLTSQCSLGVSIGNAARANGRWGKTRLSSASDSDSCWTESEADGSSVNSLTFGRRVSTEISTDTVILSPGSSTNSSSGQKLEKTHKVVSVPVPSITFETDSADGEFLSDGKALLLRGEIRE, from the coding sequence ATGAGCCATCACTCCTCATGGAGAGGGCATCACTGTGGCCCTGGAGACATCAACTGCACTACAGGCTTTAAGGAGCCAATGGGCAGCAGGAGCTACAAGTTGCTCCATGTGCCTTTCCATGGGCCGACCCACAGCCACCACCATGAGCCTCCGCACCCGTTCCCCACTGTGGATGTTCCTGATCATGCTCACTACATTATCGGTTCTGTCATCTTAATAGTCGGTATCACTGGAGTGATTGGAAACGCACTGGTGATCTACGTGTTTTGCCGGAGCCGTACTCTTCGCACCGCAGGGAACATGTTTGTGGTGAACCTGGCTGTTGCTGATTTCTTCATGTCCCTCACCCAGTCGCCTGTTTTCTTTGCAGCCAGTCTGCACAGGCGTTGGGTGTTTGGTGAGAGCTCTTGTGAGCTCTATGCTTTTTGTGGGGCTCTCTTTGGGATCTGTTCCATGATGACTTTGACTGCCATCGCTGGGGATCGCTACCTCGCCATAACTCAGCCTCTCGCCCTCGTAAGCAGAGTTAGCAGACGCAAAGCAGGCGCGGTGTTGGCCATCGTGTGGCTCTACTCCCTTGGCTGGAGCCTTCCACCATTCTTTGGCTGGAGTGCTTATGTTCCAGAGGGTCTTCAGACTTCCTGTTCTTGGGACTATATGAGCTTCACTCCATCAGTGCGTGCATACACCATCCTcctctttatttttgtcttcTTCATCCCACTAGGGATTATTGCCAGCTGCTATTTTGGAATTTTCCAAACTATCCGAGCTGCGGGAAAGGAAATACGAGAATTGGACTGTGGGGAAACACACAAGGTGTATGAACGCATGCAGAATGAATGGAAGATGGCAAAAGTTGCCCTACTGGTCATTTTGCTTTTTGTAATATCGTGGTCGCCCTACTCTGTGGTGGCCCTCACCGCCACGGCTGGCTATTCCCATCTCCTGACTCCCTACATGAATTCAGTACCTGCTGTGATCGCCAAGGCCTCAGCCATCCATAATCCCATCATCTACGCAATTACGCATCCAAAGTATCGGACGGCTATTGCTCGTTACATTCCAGTACTCCGCCTCATCTTGCGTGTCAAAGAGAAAGATCTTCGTTCCTCTTTTAGTTCTAGCAGTGTCAGTTCCCGTCGTCCAACCCTCACCAGCCAGTGCTCTCTGGGGGTTAGCATTGGCAATGCTGCGCGAGCTAACGGCCGCTGGGGGAAGACACGCTTGTCTTCTGCTTCAGATAGTGATTCTTGTTGGACTGAGAGTGAGGCTGATGGTTCCAGTGTCAATTCCCTGACCTTTGGCCGTCGTGTGTCCACGGAGATCTCTACAGATACTGTCATTCTCTCACCAGGGTCAAGTACGAACAGCTCCAGTGGGCAGAAGCTGGAAAAGACACATAAAGTTGTAAGCGTTCCAGTGCCATCTATTACATTTGAAACAGATTCAGCTGACGGCGAGTTTCTGTCTGATGGGAAAGCTTTGCTCCTTAGGGGAGAAATAAGGGAATGA